GCTGGCCAAGGCACGCCAGGCCAAGGCCGCCGGTGCATCGCGCTTCTGCATGGGTGCCGCATGGCGTTCGCCGAAGGATCGAGACATTCCGAAGGTCGCGGCGATGATCGCCGGGGTGAAGGCGCTGGGTCTGGAGACCTGCGCCACGCTGGGCATGCTCAGCGGCGAGCAGGCGCGTGCGCTGAAGGACGCCGGCCTGGACTACTACAACCACAACATCGACACCGCGCCGGACTACTACGATTCGATCATCCACACGCGCCAGTACCAGGACCGCCTGGATACGCTGGAACACGTGCGCGATGCCGGCCTGAAGACCTGCTGCGGCGGCATCGTCGGCATGGGCGAGACGCGCGCGCAGCGCGTCGGCCTGCTGCTGGCGCTGGCCACGCTGCCGGCGCATCCGGATTCGGTGCCGATCAACAAGCTGGTGCAGGTGGCGGGTACGCCGCTGCATGGCAGCGCCGAACTGGACCCATTCGAGTTCGTGCGCATGATCGCGGTGGCCCGCATCGCCATGCCGCGCTCGATGGTGCGGCTGTCGGCCGGGCGCGAGGCGATGAGTGACGAACTGCAGGCGCTGTGTTTCCTGGCCGGCGCCAACTCCATCTTCTACGGCGACAAGCTGCTGACCACCGGCAACCCGGAAAGCGAACGCGACCTGGCCCTGTTCGCCCGGCTCGGGCTGCAGCCGATGGCGGTGCAGGTGGATGCCGAAGGCCACGACCACGGCGGCACC
This genomic window from Stenotrophomonas maltophilia contains:
- the bioB gene encoding biotin synthase BioB; translation: MAAAIRHDWQHDELQALFDLPFPELLFRAAAVHREHFDPSQVQVSTLLSVKTGGCPEDCAYCPQAQRYSTGVNAQKLMETDAVLAKARQAKAAGASRFCMGAAWRSPKDRDIPKVAAMIAGVKALGLETCATLGMLSGEQARALKDAGLDYYNHNIDTAPDYYDSIIHTRQYQDRLDTLEHVRDAGLKTCCGGIVGMGETRAQRVGLLLALATLPAHPDSVPINKLVQVAGTPLHGSAELDPFEFVRMIAVARIAMPRSMVRLSAGREAMSDELQALCFLAGANSIFYGDKLLTTGNPESERDLALFARLGLQPMAVQVDAEGHDHGGTVHADISADAPGCGCAHAA